A window from Cryptomeria japonica chromosome 1, Sugi_1.0, whole genome shotgun sequence encodes these proteins:
- the LOC131041944 gene encoding pentatricopeptide repeat-containing protein At5g46100, which produces MKWPKQITPGYVAQMIRAEKNVGKALGIFNSAIGEYPNGFKHNEDTFGLMIGRLAAAGQFIEAESLLIKMTIEKVRCPEDIFVTMCRAYGKAHRPFEALRTFHRMKDFECKPTVKSYAVIFAILVRENHLKLAFKFYDHMKKVGIGLNIYTYNILLKALCQKPSTLDRAIKVFREMPEKGFVPDAFSYNIIIDGLCKNNRVAEAAELVKEMDGRSCAPDVVTYSTLIHGVSSLGNVDGALELLQHMLANNVSPNVVTYTSVMTALCNAGRSLEALEFLRQMKSKGEKPNMHSFTTLIHGFCMEGKIQDAQNIFDQMKLRGWKPDAPLYGKLIAGLCAESRSEDAASLLDEMALNDVVPNRATKHIHENMHNVVVQGLCKEGGRQNKAFQVYLNMVNSGICPSFETLNLMVDRFCKRGDVDKVDRILRDILANGFLPNSFTWAAIVRAFWKKGNVRETAFLLQDELTHQIL; this is translated from the coding sequence ATGAAATGGCCAAAGCAAATAACCCCCGGTTATGTGGCTCAAATGATAAGGGCGGAAAAAAACGTGGGGAAAGCTCTGGGCATCTTCAACTCTGCAATAGGCGAATACCCAAATGGATTTAAGCACAACGAGGACACTTTCGGCCTCATGATTGGCAGGCTCGCCGCTGCAGGCCAGTTTATAGAAGCAGAATCGCTCCTAATCAAAATGACCATCGAAAAGGTACGCTGCCCAGAAGACATATTCGTTACGATGTGCAGGGCATATGGAAAAGCACATCGACCCTTCGAAGCCCTCAGAACTTTTCACAGAATGAAAGATTTCGAGTGTAAACCTACTGTGAAATCCTACGCGGTCATATTTGCAATCTTGGTTAGGGAAAACCATCTTAAACTGGCCTTTAAATTCTACGACCACATGAAAAAAGTGGGCATTGGACTAAATATCTACACCTACAATATTCTGCTGAAGGCACTCTGCCAAAAACCTAGCACCCTAGACAGGGCAATTAAGGTATTTAGGGAAATGCCTGAGAAGGGTTTCGTGCCTGATGCATTTTCTTACAATATCATAATTGATGGTCTCTGTAAGAATAACAGAGTAGCTGAGGCAGCGGAGCTTGTTAAAGAGATGGACGGTCGTAGCTGTGCCCCAGATGTGGTCACTTATTCCACCCTAATACATGGGGTATCAAGTTTGGGTAATGTGGATGGTGCACTAGAGCTGCTGCAACACATGCTCGCCAACAATGTCAGTCCAAATGTTGTCACTTATACATCAGTCATGACCGCCCTCTGCAACGCTGGGAGGTCTTTGGAAGCCTTAGAGTTTCTGAGGCAAATGAAGAGTAAAGGGGAGAAGCCTAATATGCATAGTTTTACTACTTTGATTCATGGATTTTGCATGGAAGGGAAAATTCAGGACGCGCAAAATATTTTTGATCAGATGAAGCTTAGGGGCTGGAAGCCGGATGCACCATTGTATGGGAAGCTTATAGCTGGTCTGTGTGCTGAGAGTAGGTCAGAAGATGCTGCCAGTCTTTTGGATGAGATGGCTCTGAATGATGTTGTGCCAAACAGGGCCACCAAGCATATTCATGAGAATATGCATAACGTTGTTGTCCAGGGACTTTGTAAGGAAGGGGGTAGACAGAATAAGGCTTTCCAGGTTTATTTGAATATGGTAAATAGTGGCATTTGTCCTAGTTTCGAGACCTTGAATTTGATGGTAGATAGATTTTGTAAGAGGGGTGATGTGGACAAGGTTGATCGAATTCTTCGTGACATCTTGGCTAATGGCTTTCTTCCAAATAGTTTTACATGGGCTGCTATAGTACGAGCGTTCTGGAAGAAAGGAAATGTGAGAGAAACAGCCTTCTTGCTTCAAGATGAGCTCACACATCAAATTCTGTAG